In Ectothiorhodosinus mongolicus, one DNA window encodes the following:
- the purL gene encoding phosphoribosylformylglycinamidine synthase, which yields MLRLSGAAALSEFRLQRLAKSLKGVVPHLERVDATQRFFVQTRHVPTEAEQKQIQALLEAMPLPTDAETGETQILVVPRIGTVSPWSTKATDIARHCGLGGVVERIEQGIAYALKTESPLSAQEREAILSLLHDRMTQTVLTQSADAEGLFAHHEAAPVRRIPLGDDPEAALRAINAELGLALAEDEITYLAEAYQTLKRDPTDVELMMFAQANSEHCRHKIFNADWVIDGQTRDYSLFAMIRHTHEISPEGVLSAYKDNASVIAGHTGYRLMPDPLTGEYQPQKLDLPILMKVETHNHPTAISPFPGAATGSGGEIRDEGATGRGSKPKAGLTGFSVSNLRIPGFEQPWETDFGKPGRIESALHIMLDGPIGAAAFNNEFGRPALAGYFRTLELQAPGPHGLELKGYHKPIMIAGGVGSLRAEHIAKNDLPEGTPVVVLGGPAMLIGLGGGAASSMASGESAERLDFASVQRGNPEMQRRCQEVIDRCTALGENNPILSIHDVGAGGLSNAVPEILNDAGRGGSIELRTIPSDEPGLSPMELWCNEAQERYVLAIDAARLDSFTALCERERAPFAVIGTATADRQLLVGDAQFGNNPVDLPMEVLLGKPPKMLRDVRHLTFTKPELDTTDLSLKEAVKRVLQLPSVASKSFLITIGDRSVTGLVARDQMVGPWQVPVADVAVTATDFEGDTGEAMAMGERSPIALVHAPASGRMAIGEAMTNIAAAAIENLSDIKLSANWMAATGHPGEDAALFATVEAVGRELCPRLGLCIPVGKDSLSMRTVWESPEGSEGEQVMTSPLSLIISAFAPVSDVRQTLTPQLRTDCGDSDLIFIDLGKGKQRLAGSALAQVLSQVGHHAPDLDDPDMLMRFFAAIQALRQEGFLLAYHDRSDGGLLTTLSEMAFAGRCGMRVQLDTLGDDPLAALFNEELGAVIQVAHNHTDEVLSMLAGWELSHHSHVLGSVTAAQDLAFYLDNSLLLSASRGELESLWAETSYRMQALRDDPDCAREAFEAIRRADDPGLNVQLSFEMNEDIAAPMIASGRRPRVAILREQGVNGQIEMAAAFHRAGFAPVDVHMTDLLEGRVDLKDFQGLAACGGFSYGDVLGAGSGWARSILFNAQLSDAFAAFFARQDSFALGVCNGCQMLSQLKSMIPGAEHWPRFMRNRSEQFEARLSMVEVLDSPSILLSGMAGSRMPIAVAHGEGRAVFADADQELAQQEQILALRYVDNHGTPATRYPENPNGSPEGITGLTTRDGRVTIMMPHPERVFRALQHSWHPDEWGEDGPWMRLFRNARVWLQ from the coding sequence ATGTTGCGTTTATCCGGCGCTGCCGCGCTCTCTGAATTCCGTTTGCAGCGGCTCGCAAAATCCCTAAAAGGGGTCGTACCCCATCTGGAAAGGGTGGACGCAACGCAGCGGTTTTTCGTGCAGACCCGGCATGTGCCAACTGAGGCCGAGCAGAAGCAGATTCAGGCGCTGTTAGAAGCCATGCCGCTGCCGACTGATGCCGAGACCGGGGAGACGCAGATTCTGGTGGTGCCGCGCATCGGCACGGTCTCGCCATGGTCTACCAAAGCCACGGACATCGCCCGCCACTGCGGCTTGGGCGGCGTGGTCGAGCGTATCGAGCAAGGCATCGCCTATGCCCTGAAAACCGAAAGCCCGCTTAGCGCACAAGAACGAGAGGCAATTCTGTCGCTGCTGCACGATCGCATGACGCAAACCGTGCTCACCCAAAGCGCAGATGCCGAAGGCTTATTCGCGCACCACGAAGCGGCCCCAGTGCGCCGCATCCCCTTGGGCGATGATCCGGAAGCCGCGCTGCGCGCCATCAATGCCGAGCTGGGACTGGCGCTGGCAGAAGATGAAATCACCTACCTGGCCGAGGCCTACCAGACCCTGAAGCGCGACCCCACCGATGTGGAGCTGATGATGTTCGCCCAAGCCAACTCCGAGCATTGTCGCCACAAGATCTTTAATGCCGACTGGGTGATTGACGGTCAAACGCGCGATTACTCGCTGTTCGCCATGATTCGCCACACCCATGAAATCTCCCCCGAGGGCGTCTTGTCAGCCTACAAAGACAATGCCTCGGTGATCGCCGGACATACAGGTTATCGGCTGATGCCGGATCCGCTGACCGGAGAATATCAACCCCAAAAACTCGACCTGCCCATTCTCATGAAGGTCGAGACCCATAACCATCCCACGGCGATATCGCCATTTCCGGGTGCCGCCACCGGCTCGGGCGGCGAGATTCGCGATGAGGGCGCCACCGGTCGCGGCTCCAAACCCAAGGCAGGACTCACCGGCTTTTCGGTATCCAACCTGCGCATCCCCGGCTTTGAGCAACCTTGGGAGACTGACTTTGGTAAACCCGGGCGCATTGAATCCGCCTTGCACATTATGCTCGACGGGCCGATTGGCGCCGCGGCCTTTAATAATGAGTTTGGTCGTCCTGCATTGGCCGGTTATTTCCGCACTTTGGAGCTGCAAGCCCCCGGGCCACATGGCCTCGAGCTCAAGGGCTATCACAAGCCCATCATGATTGCTGGCGGAGTAGGGAGCCTACGCGCTGAACACATCGCCAAAAATGATCTTCCTGAAGGCACGCCCGTGGTGGTGCTGGGCGGTCCCGCAATGTTGATTGGCTTGGGCGGAGGTGCTGCCTCTTCGATGGCCAGTGGCGAAAGCGCCGAGCGCTTGGACTTTGCCTCGGTGCAGCGCGGTAACCCGGAGATGCAGCGCCGCTGTCAGGAAGTCATCGACCGCTGCACAGCGCTGGGAGAGAACAATCCTATTCTCTCTATCCATGATGTCGGTGCTGGCGGCTTGTCTAATGCCGTGCCGGAGATTTTGAATGATGCGGGGCGCGGTGGCAGTATCGAACTGCGCACCATCCCCAGTGATGAGCCCGGGCTCTCACCCATGGAGCTGTGGTGCAATGAAGCGCAAGAGCGCTATGTCTTGGCCATTGATGCCGCGCGGCTGGACTCATTCACGGCTTTGTGTGAACGCGAGCGCGCTCCTTTTGCCGTGATTGGCACGGCCACAGCGGACCGTCAGTTACTGGTGGGTGATGCTCAGTTCGGTAACAACCCCGTGGATCTGCCCATGGAAGTGCTGCTAGGTAAGCCGCCCAAGATGCTGCGCGATGTTCGGCATTTAACCTTTACCAAGCCTGAGCTGGACACCACCGATCTCTCGCTCAAGGAGGCGGTAAAGCGCGTATTACAGCTGCCCTCTGTGGCCTCCAAGTCTTTTCTGATTACCATCGGCGATCGTAGTGTGACCGGTCTCGTGGCTCGGGATCAGATGGTGGGGCCCTGGCAGGTGCCGGTTGCCGATGTGGCGGTCACCGCGACTGACTTTGAAGGCGATACCGGTGAGGCCATGGCCATGGGTGAGCGCAGCCCGATTGCCTTAGTGCATGCACCAGCTTCAGGGCGCATGGCCATTGGTGAGGCCATGACCAATATCGCTGCAGCCGCGATCGAAAATCTCTCCGACATCAAACTCTCCGCCAACTGGATGGCGGCCACCGGCCATCCCGGTGAGGATGCTGCCCTGTTTGCCACGGTGGAAGCCGTGGGGCGTGAGCTGTGTCCGCGCTTGGGGCTTTGTATTCCGGTGGGCAAAGATTCCCTGTCGATGCGCACGGTGTGGGAAAGCCCCGAGGGATCTGAGGGCGAGCAAGTGATGACCTCGCCGCTGTCGCTGATCATCTCGGCTTTTGCCCCGGTGAGCGATGTGCGCCAGACATTGACGCCACAGCTGCGTACTGACTGTGGTGACAGCGATTTAATCTTCATCGATTTGGGTAAAGGCAAGCAGCGATTGGCGGGCTCGGCCCTGGCCCAAGTGCTCAGCCAAGTGGGTCATCACGCCCCCGATTTAGACGATCCCGACATGTTGATGCGCTTTTTCGCAGCGATTCAGGCGCTGCGACAAGAGGGCTTTTTGCTGGCCTATCATGACCGCAGTGATGGCGGTCTACTCACAACATTAAGCGAAATGGCTTTTGCCGGGCGCTGTGGCATGCGAGTGCAGCTCGATACCCTGGGCGATGATCCCCTGGCGGCACTATTCAATGAAGAGCTAGGCGCCGTTATTCAAGTCGCGCACAACCATACCGATGAAGTGCTCAGTATGCTTGCCGGCTGGGAATTATCGCATCACAGCCATGTGTTGGGATCAGTCACCGCTGCACAAGATCTGGCGTTTTACCTCGACAACTCGCTGCTTTTGAGTGCCAGCCGCGGCGAACTGGAATCGCTGTGGGCGGAGACCAGCTATCGCATGCAAGCCCTGCGCGATGATCCCGATTGTGCTCGCGAGGCCTTCGAAGCGATCAGACGTGCCGATGATCCCGGACTTAACGTCCAGCTGAGCTTTGAAATGAATGAGGATATCGCAGCGCCCATGATTGCCAGCGGGCGGCGGCCGCGGGTGGCGATTTTGCGCGAGCAGGGCGTGAATGGACAAATTGAGATGGCTGCGGCATTTCATCGCGCCGGCTTTGCCCCGGTGGACGTGCACATGACCGATTTATTAGAGGGTAGGGTCGATCTCAAGGACTTCCAAGGCCTGGCGGCGTGTGGCGGCTTTTCTTATGGCGATGTGCTGGGCGCGGGCAGTGGCTGGGCGCGCAGTATTCTATTCAATGCACAATTATCGGATGCCTTTGCGGCCTTTTTTGCGCGCCAGGACAGCTTTGCTTTGGGCGTGTGTAATGGCTGCCAAATGCTTTCCCAGCTCAAGTCCATGATTCCCGGGGCTGAGCATTGGCCGCGTTTTATGCGCAATCGCAGCGAGCAATTTGAGGCGCGACTGTCGATGGTTGAGGTACTCGATAGCCCGTCGATTTTGCTCTCTGGGATGGCTGGCTCGCGCATGCCCATCGCGGTGGCTCATGGCGAGGGCAGAGCGGTGTTTGCTGACGCAGACCAGGAACTGGCTCAGCAGGAGCAAATACTCGCGCTGCGCTATGTGGATAATCACGGCACACCAGCCACGCGCTATCCCGAAAACCCCAATGGCTCGCCCGAAGGAATCACCGGCCTGACCACCCGAGATGGCCGCGTCACCATCATGATGCCGCATCCCGAGCGGGTATTTCGCGCGCTGCAACACAGCTGGCATCCCGATGAATGGGGCGAGGATGGGCCTTGGATGCGGTTGTTCCGTAACGCCCGGGTCTGGTTACAGTGA
- a CDS encoding glycosyltransferase gives MSAAPIYSVIIPAWNEAGWIEKSLEAVFAACHAQPESFEVIVVDNNSSDDTAELARAAGAKVVFEPHQQIARARNAGAQAAQGQWLIFVDADTWPEAALIRATLDQLASGAVSGGGAQVDFDDLPLAIYRLGLRLWNFASYYGGVAAGCYLFCQAAALKEIGGFSEKVYAGEEAFFSRGIRRWGKARGLKFHIIRSPKVLTSGRKTQWFAPWQHVMVALTVLLMPFVIRSKRLSWFWYRRPPQ, from the coding sequence GTGAGTGCAGCACCGATTTATTCGGTGATTATCCCGGCTTGGAACGAAGCCGGCTGGATTGAGAAAAGCCTAGAGGCGGTGTTTGCCGCTTGTCATGCCCAGCCCGAATCCTTTGAAGTCATTGTGGTGGACAACAACTCCAGCGATGACACGGCAGAGCTGGCCCGCGCTGCCGGCGCCAAGGTGGTGTTCGAGCCTCATCAGCAGATTGCCCGGGCGCGCAATGCTGGTGCCCAGGCCGCCCAAGGACAATGGCTGATCTTCGTTGATGCCGATACCTGGCCAGAGGCCGCGCTGATCCGCGCAACACTGGATCAGCTGGCCAGTGGCGCCGTGTCTGGCGGCGGCGCGCAAGTGGATTTTGATGATCTGCCGCTGGCGATATACCGTCTGGGCCTGCGCTTGTGGAACTTTGCATCCTATTATGGCGGGGTGGCCGCTGGCTGTTATTTGTTTTGCCAAGCCGCTGCGCTTAAGGAGATCGGCGGCTTTAGTGAGAAGGTCTATGCTGGGGAGGAGGCTTTCTTCTCACGGGGCATTCGCCGTTGGGGCAAAGCGCGGGGCCTCAAATTTCACATCATCCGCAGCCCCAAGGTGCTAACCTCAGGGCGGAAAACGCAATGGTTCGCCCCTTGGCAGCATGTCATGGTCGCCTTGACGGTGCTGCTGATGCCGTTTGTGATCCGCTCCAAGCGGCTGAGCTGGTTTTGGTATCGGCGGCCACCACAATAA
- a CDS encoding MBL fold metallo-hydrolase — protein MNTAGSYRVHSLKLGPMDNFLYVIEDVATHSAALIDPAWDLDRLIGLCQDHGLTITHVLLTHSHGDHINALSQAVERLSPEVHVLRAEAEFWGQTPEGSVLHEDGDEILLGQTRIRVIHTPGHTPGSTCYDLGDDLIAGDTVFVYGCGRCDLNGGDPRAMHASLMRLQKELKPHVRIHPGHNYGIHENSTMGEQAAGNPFMHFDDVEAFVHYRMVAHDQTRNSPYGPEPRQKS, from the coding sequence ATGAATACCGCAGGATCCTATCGGGTCCATTCGCTCAAGCTTGGGCCGATGGACAATTTCCTTTATGTGATTGAGGACGTGGCGACCCATAGTGCGGCACTGATTGATCCTGCTTGGGATTTGGATCGCTTGATCGGCCTGTGTCAAGACCATGGACTCACCATCACCCATGTCCTCCTGACCCACAGCCACGGCGATCACATCAATGCCCTATCTCAGGCGGTGGAGCGGCTCTCACCCGAGGTGCATGTGCTGCGCGCAGAAGCCGAATTTTGGGGTCAGACCCCAGAGGGGAGCGTCCTGCACGAAGATGGCGATGAGATCCTGCTGGGTCAGACGCGCATTCGCGTGATCCACACGCCGGGACATACGCCGGGTTCGACCTGCTATGACCTGGGCGATGACTTGATCGCTGGGGACACGGTGTTTGTCTATGGCTGCGGACGTTGCGATCTCAATGGCGGTGATCCTCGGGCGATGCATGCCAGCTTGATGCGGCTTCAAAAAGAGCTCAAACCGCATGTGCGCATCCACCCCGGCCATAACTATGGCATCCACGAGAACTCCACCATGGGCGAGCAGGCAGCGGGCAACCCGTTTATGCACTTTGATGATGTCGAGGCTTTTGTGCACTACCGCATGGTGGCGCACGATCAAACCCGCAATAGCCCCTATGGGCCCGAGCCGCGACAAAAGTCGTAA
- a CDS encoding YgaP family membrane protein produces MTIDRVVMAFAGTVILASLLLSFLSSYWLLLTAFVGFNLLQSAFTGFCPLAMILKKAGIKPGEAFN; encoded by the coding sequence ATGACGATCGATCGAGTAGTGATGGCTTTTGCCGGCACGGTGATTCTGGCCAGCCTGTTGTTGTCTTTTCTGAGCTCTTACTGGTTGCTGTTGACGGCCTTTGTGGGCTTTAACCTGCTGCAGTCCGCCTTCACAGGTTTTTGTCCGCTGGCGATGATTCTTAAAAAGGCGGGCATCAAGCCCGGCGAAGCCTTTAATTAA
- a CDS encoding citrate synthase: MTNRTVTVIDNATGKQVELPVLEGTIGPATVDIRPLSKELGYFTYDPGFMSTASCRSDITYIDGDEGILMYRGYPIEELAEHSTYLETCYLLFYGELPTATQLQNFQRIIQQHSVPHQAVRRFYDGFRHDAHPMAIMVGVFGALSAFFHDEMDVHNPKHREIAAHRMISKMPTLAAWSYKYAMGQPFIYPDNELSYSENFLRMMFGMPTERYEPNPVFAKALDLILILHADHEQNASTSTVRLSGSSEANPYAAVSAGIASLWGPLHGGANEKVVRMLEDIVESGQSVEHFVNRAKDKDDSYRLMGFGHRVYKNYDPRARIIRKMCHELLAQMGSENEPMFEVAMELERYATEDDYFKERKLYPNVDFYSGIILKAMGIPLNMFTAIFALARIVGWNAHWNEMMQDPESRIGRPRQLYTGADTRVYVPIEKR; the protein is encoded by the coding sequence ATGACCAACCGTACTGTTACGGTCATTGACAACGCTACCGGCAAGCAGGTGGAGTTGCCGGTACTAGAAGGCACCATCGGACCGGCCACCGTTGATATCCGGCCCTTGTCGAAAGAATTGGGCTATTTCACTTATGACCCGGGCTTTATGTCCACCGCCAGCTGCCGCAGCGATATCACCTATATCGATGGCGATGAAGGCATCCTCATGTACCGCGGCTATCCCATCGAAGAATTGGCGGAACACAGCACGTATCTTGAGACCTGCTATCTGCTTTTTTACGGCGAGCTGCCTACCGCCACGCAACTGCAGAACTTCCAACGTATTATCCAGCAACATTCAGTACCGCATCAGGCCGTGCGCCGCTTTTACGACGGCTTTCGCCATGATGCTCACCCCATGGCCATCATGGTTGGTGTGTTCGGTGCGCTCTCGGCGTTCTTCCATGATGAGATGGATGTGCATAACCCCAAACATCGCGAGATTGCCGCGCACCGCATGATCTCGAAAATGCCGACCTTGGCCGCTTGGTCATATAAATACGCCATGGGTCAGCCGTTTATCTATCCGGATAACGAGCTGAGCTATTCCGAGAACTTCCTACGCATGATGTTTGGCATGCCCACCGAGCGCTACGAGCCTAACCCGGTCTTTGCCAAGGCGCTGGATCTGATTTTGATTCTGCATGCCGATCACGAGCAGAACGCATCGACCTCCACCGTGCGCCTATCGGGCAGCTCGGAGGCCAACCCCTATGCAGCGGTCTCGGCCGGCATTGCCTCACTATGGGGACCCTTGCATGGCGGCGCCAACGAAAAAGTCGTGCGCATGCTTGAGGACATCGTCGAAAGCGGCCAGTCGGTGGAACACTTCGTGAATCGCGCCAAAGACAAGGATGACAGCTATCGCCTGATGGGCTTTGGTCACCGGGTTTACAAGAACTACGATCCGCGCGCACGCATCATCCGCAAGATGTGTCATGAACTGCTGGCACAGATGGGTAGTGAGAACGAGCCGATGTTCGAAGTGGCCATGGAGTTAGAGCGCTACGCCACAGAAGACGATTATTTCAAAGAGCGCAAGCTTTACCCGAACGTGGATTTTTACTCGGGCATTATTCTCAAAGCGATGGGCATTCCGCTGAATATGTTCACCGCGATCTTCGCTCTGGCGCGGATTGTGGGCTGGAATGCACACTGGAATGAGATGATGCAGGATCCCGAATCGCGCATCGGTCGGCCGCGTCAGCTTTACACGGGCGCCGACACCCGCGTCTATGTGCCTATTGAGAAGCGCTGA
- a CDS encoding CBS domain-containing protein, with protein MLVKDIMIRDVASIAPTATIREAMREMRRRDVKSLVVEKVHDTDAYGLITYTNILRTIVAEEGDIDLINVYDICIRPIISVPEMMEVKFVARLMVQLGIRRVAVLHGNELVGLISMNDIISAIIELAD; from the coding sequence ATGTTAGTTAAAGACATTATGATTCGCGATGTGGCGAGCATCGCACCGACCGCGACGATTCGTGAAGCGATGCGCGAGATGCGCCGCCGCGATGTCAAATCCTTGGTCGTTGAAAAAGTCCACGACACCGATGCTTATGGGCTGATCACCTACACCAATATTCTGCGCACGATTGTTGCTGAAGAGGGTGATATTGACCTTATTAATGTGTACGACATCTGCATCCGCCCGATCATTAGCGTTCCCGAGATGATGGAGGTGAAGTTTGTCGCTCGGCTGATGGTACAGCTGGGGATTCGCCGCGTGGCCGTTCTGCATGGCAACGAACTGGTGGGCCTCATCTCCATGAATGACATCATCTCCGCCATTATCGAGCTGGCCGACTGA
- a CDS encoding P-II family nitrogen regulator — translation MKFSVLVAILSEKFEEKAIDVAREAGAAGVTIMDARGIGAAEKKTFFGLTYEGAQSVLIFILEKKLSLSVMKALRDQLKLREHSEGIVFTVPLEHIAGIDLGQIQQFEERIKDEI, via the coding sequence ATGAAATTCTCTGTGTTAGTAGCGATTTTATCCGAGAAATTCGAAGAGAAAGCCATTGATGTGGCGCGTGAGGCCGGCGCTGCAGGCGTCACCATCATGGATGCGCGCGGCATTGGCGCGGCGGAGAAGAAAACATTCTTTGGCCTGACTTATGAGGGTGCGCAATCGGTGTTGATTTTCATCCTTGAGAAAAAGCTGTCCTTATCGGTGATGAAAGCTTTGCGCGATCAGCTGAAATTACGTGAGCACAGTGAAGGAATTGTTTTTACGGTCCCGCTTGAGCACATCGCGGGTATCGATTTGGGCCAGATACAGCAGTTTGAAGAACGCATTAAAGACGAAATATAG
- a CDS encoding DUF1538 domain-containing protein, whose protein sequence is MGDTLREFYRLLLHSLRNLMPIILVVGVFQLLVMRQVPEGWLPIVIGLGIVVIGVALFLQGLEMGIFPIGRNLSNEFAKKGSLFWLMLFGFCLGFSAVIAEPALIAVAQQAELISAGQINGWVLRLLVALSVGVVVAIGVIRIALGHSLHWYMIIGYLLVVTITFFAPAEIVGLAYDSGGVTTNIVTVPLIAALGIGLAVSIRGRNALTHGFGLVALAVMVPMIVVQLYGIIVFSGGAVAAPPASMLETNAGDGFIDPVGGSIVLGMLRDLLLMFRDVLPIIGVILVFQYLVIRRHLAHVQKVVGGFVLVIFGLYAFVVGLKLGLFPIGRSMAEQLIALDAVLWIYVFAFCIGFATTMAEPALIAIGQKAEEAAKGRLDGNTIRLLVAAGVAIGITIGVHRIITGDSIHYYIMGGYAVVIVLTALAPKYIVALAYDLGGVTTSEVTVPLVTALGIGLATHIEGRNVLIDGFGLIAFASIFPIITVMLYAIAVEFMGRWRQQTT, encoded by the coding sequence ATGGGTGATACGTTACGAGAGTTTTATCGGCTGTTGCTGCATTCATTGCGCAACCTGATGCCGATTATTCTCGTAGTGGGGGTGTTCCAGCTGCTGGTGATGCGCCAGGTGCCTGAGGGCTGGCTGCCGATTGTGATTGGCCTAGGGATTGTGGTGATTGGCGTGGCTCTGTTTTTGCAGGGCCTTGAGATGGGTATCTTCCCCATCGGCCGCAATCTCTCGAATGAGTTTGCGAAGAAAGGCTCGCTGTTTTGGCTGATGTTGTTCGGCTTTTGTTTGGGCTTTTCGGCAGTGATCGCCGAGCCGGCTTTGATTGCCGTCGCTCAACAAGCGGAGCTGATCAGCGCCGGACAAATCAATGGCTGGGTGCTGCGCCTTCTGGTAGCGCTGTCGGTGGGAGTGGTGGTTGCCATTGGTGTTATTCGTATCGCGCTGGGGCATAGCCTGCACTGGTACATGATCATCGGCTATCTGTTGGTGGTCACCATCACGTTTTTCGCACCGGCTGAGATCGTTGGCCTGGCCTATGATTCGGGCGGGGTCACCACCAATATCGTTACCGTCCCTTTAATCGCGGCTTTGGGTATTGGCCTAGCGGTCTCGATTCGCGGGCGCAATGCCCTGACGCATGGGTTTGGGCTGGTGGCTTTGGCCGTGATGGTGCCGATGATCGTGGTGCAGCTCTACGGCATTATCGTCTTTTCCGGGGGTGCAGTGGCGGCACCTCCAGCATCGATGCTGGAAACGAATGCCGGCGATGGGTTTATCGACCCCGTGGGCGGCAGCATTGTGTTGGGCATGTTGCGCGATTTGTTGCTGATGTTTCGCGATGTGCTGCCCATTATTGGCGTTATTTTGGTTTTTCAGTACTTGGTGATTCGCCGCCACTTAGCGCATGTGCAAAAGGTTGTGGGCGGGTTCGTGCTGGTGATCTTTGGTCTCTACGCCTTCGTGGTGGGCTTGAAATTGGGGCTATTCCCGATTGGACGATCCATGGCTGAGCAGCTCATTGCCCTGGATGCGGTGTTGTGGATTTACGTGTTTGCCTTTTGTATTGGCTTTGCCACGACCATGGCCGAGCCGGCGCTGATCGCCATTGGCCAGAAGGCCGAAGAAGCAGCCAAGGGGCGATTAGATGGCAACACGATTCGCTTGTTGGTGGCCGCGGGCGTGGCGATCGGTATCACCATTGGCGTGCACCGGATCATCACCGGCGACTCGATTCATTATTACATTATGGGGGGCTATGCCGTGGTCATCGTTTTGACTGCTTTGGCGCCGAAATACATCGTCGCTTTGGCCTATGACCTGGGCGGGGTGACGACTTCGGAGGTCACTGTACCTTTGGTCACAGCCCTAGGCATAGGCCTTGCCACCCATATAGAAGGTCGAAATGTGCTGATCGATGGCTTTGGGCTGATTGCCTTTGCTTCGATCTTTCCGATCATTACGGTGATGCTCTATGCTATCGCCGTTGAATTCATGGGCCGTTGGAGGCAGCAAACCACATGA
- a CDS encoding NAD-dependent epimerase has product MKVLVTGTAGFIGSALAKRLLARGDEVIGIDNLNDYYDVNLKKARLARIAEHPSFTDVRIDIADRAAMEAVFADHKPDRVVNLAAQAGVRYSLINPHAYVETNLVGFMNILEGCRHHDVEHLVYASSSSVYGANTAMPFSVHDNVDHPMSLYAASKKANELMAHTYSSLYGLPTTGLRFFTVYGPWGRPDMALFLFTRNMLEGQPIDVFNYGKHRRDFTYIDDIVEGVMRTLDHVATPNPDWSGEAPDSATSFAPYRLYNIGNNQPVDLMHYIEVLEDCLGVKAEKNLLPLQPGDVPDTYADVADLVKDVDYQPATPVEQGVAEFVRWYRDFYKV; this is encoded by the coding sequence ATGAAAGTGCTGGTCACAGGCACCGCCGGTTTTATCGGATCGGCATTAGCCAAGCGGCTATTGGCGCGAGGCGATGAGGTCATCGGCATCGATAACCTCAATGACTATTACGATGTGAACTTGAAAAAAGCCCGCCTGGCGCGCATTGCCGAGCACCCGAGCTTCACTGATGTGCGCATCGATATCGCCGATCGCGCCGCCATGGAAGCGGTTTTCGCAGACCACAAGCCCGATCGCGTCGTGAACCTCGCCGCCCAAGCCGGCGTGCGGTACTCCCTCATCAATCCCCATGCCTATGTCGAGACCAATCTGGTCGGCTTTATGAACATTCTCGAGGGCTGTCGCCACCACGACGTCGAACACTTGGTCTACGCCTCATCGAGCTCGGTTTATGGCGCCAATACCGCCATGCCGTTCAGCGTCCATGACAACGTCGATCATCCCATGAGTCTTTATGCCGCCAGCAAAAAGGCCAATGAACTCATGGCGCATACCTACAGCTCGCTGTATGGCCTGCCGACCACCGGTCTGAGATTTTTTACCGTTTACGGACCCTGGGGGCGGCCGGATATGGCGCTCTTCCTATTTACTCGTAATATGCTCGAAGGCCAGCCCATCGACGTCTTTAACTATGGCAAGCATCGCCGCGATTTCACCTACATCGATGACATTGTCGAGGGCGTGATGCGCACCTTGGATCATGTGGCCACGCCCAACCCTGATTGGTCAGGAGAGGCACCCGATTCAGCCACCAGTTTCGCGCCGTATCGCTTGTACAACATCGGCAACAACCAGCCGGTGGATCTGATGCACTACATTGAAGTGTTGGAGGACTGCTTGGGCGTTAAGGCCGAGAAAAATCTGTTGCCCCTACAGCCTGGTGATGTGCCTGACACCTATGCCGATGTGGCTGACCTCGTCAAAGACGTTGATTACCAGCCCGCCACACCCGTAGAGCAGGGCGTCGCTGAATTCGTTCGCTGGTACCGCGACTTTTACAAAGTCTGA
- a CDS encoding DUF1778 domain-containing protein, with protein MRQSVPINMKAEPELRNLIDRAAKLTHRNRTEFVLEAAAQRAQEVILDQTLITLDPDRFQKFIDALDAPPASNPRLRRVLHAKAPWE; from the coding sequence ATGAGACAATCCGTTCCAATCAACATGAAAGCCGAGCCCGAGCTTCGCAATCTGATTGACCGAGCCGCCAAGCTCACGCATCGCAATCGCACGGAGTTTGTCTTGGAGGCGGCGGCGCAACGGGCCCAAGAGGTGATTCTCGATCAAACCTTGATCACGCTAGATCCGGATCGGTTTCAGAAATTCATCGATGCACTGGATGCACCTCCAGCGAGCAATCCTAGGCTGCGTCGCGTATTGCATGCGAAGGCGCCTTGGGAGTGA